A region from the Oncorhynchus tshawytscha isolate Ot180627B linkage group LG26, Otsh_v2.0, whole genome shotgun sequence genome encodes:
- the mid1ip1a gene encoding mid1-interacting protein 1-B yields MMQISESHLQKNSLFNSMNRFIGAVNNMDQTVMVPSLLRDVPLEEEREMAALKSSGNSDIEDGDMYSYYQLLKSIRCDIEWGVMRAEEAKKRKESRASISRMDSAEEDSEVSSEEDEDNLQKQFQFHMTGLHGVLSKLTQQANTLTNRYKQEIGIGCY; encoded by the coding sequence ATGATGCAGATCTCAGAATCCCACCTGCAGAAGAACTCCCTGTTCAACTCCATGAACCGCTTCATCGGTGCCGTCAACAACATGGACCAGACGGTAATGGTGCCCAGCCTGCTGCGGGACGTCCCccttgaagaggagagggagatggccGCCCTGAAAAGCTCGGGAAACAGCGACATCGAGGACGGGGACATGTACAGCTACTACCAGCTGCTCAAGTCTATCCGTTGCGACATCGAGTGGGGAGTGATGCGCGCCGAGGAAGCCAAGAAGCGAAAGGAGAGCCGGGCTTCCATCTCGCGGATGGATTCAGCGGAGGAAGATTCTGAGGTGTCGTCCGAGGAAGACGAAGATAACCTGCAGAAGCAGTTCCAGTTCCACATGACGGGGCTCCACGGGGTGCTGTCCAAGCTGACGCAACAGGCCAACACCCTGACCAACCGCTACAAGCAGGAGATCGGCATTGGATGCTACTAA